A genomic stretch from Chaetodon auriga isolate fChaAug3 chromosome 17, fChaAug3.hap1, whole genome shotgun sequence includes:
- the bmp8a gene encoding bone morphogenetic protein 8A, which produces MDPDVSHGCSCLCSKMKHMSESSSGVFQQQTRSTSRPHRPLLHPRTLLLLPLLLLLFLSLWSQQAEAVVHSSFRRLSGREKKEMQKEILSILGLPGRPRPHPPLRPPSSAPLFMLDLYHAMSADGEDEGNEIIVNGPGMGKFGGAERLAQVNHAAPPTLSTHTPPLGTVVSEADTVMSFVNLVEQERDLLQPRPYWKEFRFDLTPLPQGETVTAAEFRIYKTLTMGQRANRTLHISVYEIQRENRHREPELVLLDMQSVPAGQEGWLAFDVTTASNHWLLHPRSNLGIRLYVETEEDRSLSAGWIGLVGRRGPRSKQPFMVTFFRESQVPCRPPRAVKPHPRKKKPKYDLPVPSIHNRSPANSGGQPCKKHELYVSFSDLGWKDWVLAPTGYSAYYCDGECFYPLGSCMNATNHALIQQVVHLLKPDEVPKACCAPTKLSPISVLFYDDNNNVILKKHRNMVVKTCGCL; this is translated from the exons ATGGACCCAGACGTGTCCCACGGCTGCTCTTGTCTTTGCAGCAAGATGAAGCACATGAGCGAAAGCAGCAGTGGCGTCTTCCAGCAGCAGACCAGATCCACCTCCAGACCACACCGGCCTCTCCTCCACCCCAGGACCCTGCTCCTCCTgcccctgctgctcctgctctttCTGTCCCTGTGGAGCCAGCAGGCCGAGGCCGTGGTCCACTCCAGCTTCAGGCGGCTCAGCGGCCGCGAGAAGAAGGAGATGCAGAAGGAGATCTTGTCCATTTTGGGGCTGCCGGGGAGACCCAGACCCCATCCACCGCTGCGACCGCCCTCCTCTGCACCGCTCTTCATGCTGGACCTGTACCACGCCATGTCGGCCGACGGGGAGGACGAGGGCAATGAAATTATTGTGAACGGACCTGGCATGGGGAAGTTTGGAGGGGCGGAAAGGTTGGCTCAGGTCAACCACGCAGCCCCCCCGACCCTCAGCACGCACACGCCGCCACTGGGAACGGTGGTCAGCGAGGCCGACACGGTGATGAGCTTCGTCAACCTGG TGGAGCAGGAGCGCGACCTCCTGCAGCCTCGTCCGTACTGGAAGGAGTTCCGTTTCGACCTGACGCCCCTCCCTCAGGGGGAGACGGTGACGGCGGCAGAGTTTCGGATCTATAAGACCCTGACGATGGGCCAGAGGGCCAACCGGACGCTGCACATCTCCGTCTACGAGATCCAGCGAGAGAACAGACACAG agAGCCggagctggtgctgctggacaTGCAGTCGGTGCCTGCAGGACAGGAGGGCTGGCTGGCCTTCGACGTCACCACGGCCTCCAACCACTGGCTGCTCCACCCCCGCAGCAACCTCGGCATACGCCTCTACGTGGAGACGGAGGAGG ACCGCTCCCTGTCCGCAGGCTGGATCGGGCTGGTGGGACGCAGGGGCCCCCGCTCCAAACAGCCCTTCATGGTGACCTTCTTCAGGGAGAGTCAGGTCCCGTGTCGGCCGCCACGAGCCGTCAAACCGCATCCCCGCAAGAAGAAACCCAAATACGACCTCCCGGTCCCCAGCATCCACA ATCGGAGTCCGGCCAACAGCGGAGGTCAGCCCTGTAAGAAGCACGAGCTCTACGTCAGCTTCAGTGATCTGGGCTGGAAG GACTGGGTTCTGGCCCCCACCGGATACTCAGCATACTACTGTGACGGGGAGTGTTTCTATCCTCTGGGCTCCTGCATGAACGCCACCAACCACGCCCTCATCCAGCAAgtg GTCCACCTCCTGAAGCCTGACGAGGTTCCTAAAGCGTGCTGCGCCCCCACCAAGCTGAGCCCCATCTCCGTCCTCTTCtacgacgacaacaacaacgtCATCCTCAAGAAACACCGCAACATGGTGGTGAAGACCTGCGGGTGTCTATGA